A region from the Nocardioides coralli genome encodes:
- a CDS encoding SigE family RNA polymerase sigma factor produces MTGETAWDADTALEQLYAAHWRSLVRLAVLLVHDVGLAEEIVQDAFVAVHSRWRRLRDPDRGLAYLRQTVVNRSRSALRHRAVVARHAAAQRGVTDPVPGADDSALVRDRREAVLAALRSLPGRQREVMALRYYAELSEAEIADALGISRGAVKSHASRGAAALRERLSDYLEDRP; encoded by the coding sequence GTGACCGGCGAGACGGCGTGGGACGCCGACACCGCCCTGGAGCAGCTGTACGCCGCTCACTGGCGGTCGCTGGTCCGGCTCGCGGTGCTGCTGGTGCATGACGTCGGCCTGGCCGAGGAGATCGTGCAGGACGCGTTCGTGGCCGTGCACTCCCGGTGGCGGCGGCTGCGGGACCCCGACCGTGGCCTCGCCTACCTGCGCCAGACGGTCGTCAACCGCTCCCGCTCCGCCCTGCGACACCGGGCCGTCGTCGCCCGCCACGCCGCCGCCCAGCGCGGGGTCACCGACCCCGTGCCGGGCGCCGACGACTCGGCCCTCGTCCGCGATCGTCGCGAGGCCGTGCTGGCGGCCCTGCGCTCGCTCCCCGGTCGGCAGCGCGAGGTGATGGCCCTGCGCTACTACGCCGAGCTGTCCGAGGCCGAGATCGCCGACGCGCTCGGCATCAGCCGCGGCGCGGTCAAGAGCCATGCGTCCCGCGGGGCGGCGGCCCTGCGCGAACGCCTCTCCGACTACCTGGAGGACCGGCCATGA
- a CDS encoding Gmad2 immunoglobulin-like domain-containing protein: MTLRTTVAAALLVLLAGCAEDPTPVAEDPADRTPAGQEPDDSPVADPSGSEDAAPEERTAAVYYIGDTERAGPRLYREFQRAAGEPLEAAVTLLQSTPLDPDYRTAWQEAELRSASYDGEVVSVVVDPTARNRPEGMSQAEARAAVEQVIYTVQAAVQERAPVQFRTTDNPIDQVFGVPTSEPLAQGSMLRVLSHVSITTPEQGAVVDGGTLEVTGVGNSFEANLGWEVRRGDAVVKEGFATMAGWMGDRLFPFEVEVDVSDLAPGDYTIWVTTDDPTGGTEGVGAMTDDKKFRVG, encoded by the coding sequence ATGACACTGCGCACCACCGTCGCCGCCGCCCTGCTCGTGCTGCTGGCCGGCTGCGCCGAGGACCCCACGCCCGTCGCCGAGGACCCGGCCGACCGGACCCCGGCCGGGCAGGAGCCCGACGACTCACCCGTCGCCGACCCCTCCGGGTCGGAGGACGCGGCCCCGGAGGAGCGGACCGCCGCGGTCTACTACATCGGCGACACCGAGCGCGCCGGTCCGCGCCTCTACCGCGAGTTCCAGCGGGCGGCCGGCGAGCCGCTCGAGGCCGCCGTCACGCTGCTGCAGAGCACCCCGCTGGACCCCGACTACCGCACCGCGTGGCAGGAGGCAGAGCTCCGGTCCGCCTCCTACGACGGCGAGGTCGTGTCGGTCGTCGTGGACCCGACGGCGCGCAACCGCCCCGAGGGGATGTCGCAGGCCGAGGCCCGCGCCGCCGTCGAGCAGGTCATCTACACCGTGCAGGCGGCCGTGCAGGAGCGGGCCCCGGTGCAGTTCCGCACCACCGACAACCCGATCGACCAGGTGTTCGGCGTACCCACCTCCGAGCCCCTCGCGCAGGGCTCGATGCTCCGGGTGCTCTCCCACGTCAGCATCACCACCCCCGAGCAGGGTGCGGTGGTCGACGGCGGGACGCTCGAGGTGACTGGCGTCGGCAACAGCTTCGAGGCCAACCTCGGGTGGGAGGTGCGCCGCGGTGACGCGGTCGTCAAGGAGGGCTTCGCCACCATGGCGGGCTGGATGGGCGACCGGCTGTTCCCGTTCGAGGTCGAGGTGGACGTCAGCGACCTCGCTCCCGGGGACTACACGATCTGGGTCACCACGGACGACCCCACCGGTGGCACCGAGGGCGTCGGCGCCATGACCGACGACAAGAAGTTCCGCGTCGGCTGA
- a CDS encoding 16S rRNA (uracil(1498)-N(3))-methyltransferase yields MSLPVHLAPLPDGVAAGSVVEVTGDEAHHAVAVRRLRVGEQVVLTDGRGTAVTGAVEEVGKRAFSVRVADVRREQAPEPELVVVQALPKGDRGELAVEVLTEVGVARIVPWAAARCVAVWKGERAEKSLGRWRATAREAGKQARRVWSAEVDPLARTPEVVSLVEGAAAAYVLHEAATEPLAGRAVPERGRIVLVVGPEGGLTDEEVASLAAAGARPVRLGTEVLRTSTAGVAAAAALLSRTARWA; encoded by the coding sequence ATGTCGCTGCCCGTGCACCTCGCGCCCCTGCCCGACGGGGTCGCAGCCGGGTCGGTGGTCGAGGTGACCGGCGACGAGGCCCACCACGCCGTCGCCGTGCGCCGGTTGCGCGTGGGGGAGCAGGTGGTGCTGACCGACGGCCGTGGCACCGCGGTGACCGGGGCGGTCGAGGAGGTCGGCAAGCGGGCGTTCTCGGTCCGGGTGGCCGACGTACGCCGGGAGCAGGCGCCCGAACCGGAGCTCGTGGTGGTCCAGGCGCTCCCCAAGGGTGACCGCGGCGAGCTCGCCGTCGAGGTGCTCACCGAGGTCGGCGTCGCCCGGATCGTGCCCTGGGCCGCGGCGCGCTGCGTGGCGGTCTGGAAGGGCGAGCGGGCCGAGAAGTCCCTGGGCCGGTGGCGGGCGACCGCGCGGGAGGCCGGCAAGCAGGCCCGTCGGGTGTGGTCGGCCGAGGTCGACCCGCTGGCCCGCACCCCCGAGGTGGTCTCGCTGGTGGAGGGCGCCGCAGCGGCGTACGTGCTGCACGAGGCGGCCACCGAGCCGCTGGCGGGGCGAGCGGTGCCCGAGCGGGGCCGGATCGTGCTGGTGGTCGGCCCGGAGGGCGGGCTGACCGACGAGGAGGTGGCGAGCCTCGCGGCCGCCGGGGCCCGTCCGGTGCGGTTGGGCACCGAGGTGCTGCGGACCTCGACGGCCGGGGTGGCCGCGGCGGCGGCGTTGCTCTCGCGGACCGCCCGCTGGGCCTGA
- a CDS encoding Gmad2 immunoglobulin-like domain-containing protein, whose protein sequence is MSPHDDRWSDPGIDRELSRLISEAVDDVEPTDRFEELRALTAPTPRRPWLLATGGAMVAAAAVVTAIALVSGDRLTSEEPGPAGSPSGEVSATEDSGAPDPTDPAGTAVGVYYLGDTPTGVRLYREFRQGLGDPLTAAVELLSTVPQDPDYRTAWRADQLRSAAYDGSGADGEITVEVDPAVSDLPEGLDETEARLAVDQVVRTLQGAVQARAPVRFVADGEPVDRVLGVPTSEPVTAGPALETLALVNLTTPAEGVTVSGDVLPVEGVANSFEANVLWAVESADGRALEPGFFTAEGWMGDRLFPFSGEIDISSLTPGTYTLTVQTDDPTGGAEGPGAYSDTRTVVIE, encoded by the coding sequence ATGAGCCCCCACGACGACCGCTGGTCCGACCCCGGGATCGACCGGGAGCTCTCCCGCCTGATCTCCGAGGCCGTCGACGACGTCGAGCCCACCGACCGGTTCGAGGAGCTGCGGGCCCTCACCGCGCCGACGCCACGGCGTCCGTGGCTGCTGGCCACCGGTGGCGCGATGGTCGCCGCCGCTGCTGTGGTGACGGCGATCGCCCTCGTGAGCGGCGACCGGTTGACGAGCGAGGAGCCCGGGCCGGCCGGATCGCCCTCCGGCGAGGTGTCGGCGACCGAGGACTCCGGCGCTCCCGACCCCACCGACCCCGCAGGCACCGCCGTCGGCGTCTACTACCTCGGCGACACCCCGACCGGGGTCCGCCTCTACCGGGAGTTCCGGCAGGGCCTCGGCGACCCGCTCACGGCAGCCGTGGAGCTGCTGTCGACGGTTCCCCAGGACCCCGACTACCGCACGGCGTGGCGGGCCGACCAGCTGCGCTCGGCGGCCTACGACGGCAGCGGTGCCGACGGCGAGATCACCGTCGAGGTCGACCCCGCGGTGAGTGACCTCCCCGAGGGCCTCGACGAGACCGAGGCCCGGCTCGCCGTGGACCAGGTCGTCCGCACGCTGCAGGGCGCCGTGCAGGCCCGCGCCCCCGTCCGCTTCGTGGCCGACGGCGAGCCGGTCGACCGGGTGCTCGGCGTACCGACGTCGGAGCCGGTGACCGCCGGACCCGCGCTCGAGACGCTGGCCCTGGTCAACCTGACCACGCCCGCCGAGGGCGTCACCGTCAGCGGCGACGTCCTGCCGGTCGAGGGAGTGGCGAACTCGTTCGAGGCGAACGTCCTCTGGGCTGTCGAGTCCGCGGACGGACGGGCCCTCGAGCCCGGCTTCTTCACGGCCGAGGGCTGGATGGGCGACCGGCTCTTCCCGTTCTCCGGGGAGATCGACATCTCCTCACTCACCCCCGGCACCTACACGCTGACCGTCCAGACCGACGACCCGACCGGAGGTGCGGAGGGGCCCGGCGCCTACTCCGACACCCGGACCGTCGTCATCGAGTGA